A genome region from Leifsonia sp. Root112D2 includes the following:
- a CDS encoding DUF4282 domain-containing protein codes for MSKPTNSADDGAPDPEATPETATPATEKTEPLPAGTTPKVEEPAAGEPLAEDPTSPRLSPAAVFADRLDDGGFFAALFDVTFTKYVTRRLAGPVYIVGLAVIALSAIYGIITSLATAVATHSAWGVLLFLFGLLLTVVGAMLAILLLRVCIEMFVAIVAIAENTRPRGRDRR; via the coding sequence ATGAGCAAGCCCACGAATTCCGCGGATGACGGCGCCCCCGATCCCGAGGCGACCCCGGAGACCGCGACGCCGGCAACCGAGAAGACCGAACCGCTGCCGGCAGGGACGACGCCGAAGGTTGAGGAGCCCGCGGCGGGGGAACCTCTCGCAGAAGACCCGACCTCGCCTCGGCTGTCACCGGCGGCAGTCTTCGCGGACCGCCTCGACGACGGCGGATTCTTCGCGGCGCTCTTCGACGTGACCTTCACCAAATACGTGACCCGTCGCCTGGCCGGCCCCGTCTACATCGTGGGCCTCGCCGTCATCGCGCTGAGCGCGATCTACGGCATCATCACCAGCCTGGCGACCGCCGTGGCCACCCATTCCGCATGGGGCGTTCTGCTGTTCCTCTTCGGCCTGCTGCTCACGGTGGTGGGTGCGATGCTCGCCATCCTGCTGCTGAGGGTGTGCATCGAGATGTTCGTGGCCATCGTGGCCATTGCGGAGAACACCCGGCCGCGCGGGCGTGACCGGCGGTAG
- a CDS encoding aminoacyl-tRNA deacylase yields the protein MTQAPVPSERDRVEADAAARGLEISIVERPAASSLHEAAELLGIDPGEIVKTLVVKRSDGTFLFALVPGGRKISWPKLRAVVGVNKLSLPDAAVALGATGYARGTITPLGSTTAWPVFADVLVTGPRVALGAGEHGLSAYVDADALVAALDATVADITDPE from the coding sequence ATGACTCAGGCGCCTGTGCCGTCCGAACGAGACCGCGTCGAGGCGGATGCCGCCGCCCGCGGTCTCGAGATCTCCATCGTGGAGCGCCCCGCAGCGTCCAGCCTGCACGAGGCTGCAGAACTGCTCGGAATCGACCCTGGCGAGATAGTGAAGACACTCGTCGTCAAGCGCAGTGACGGCACCTTCCTGTTCGCGCTCGTACCGGGCGGTCGCAAGATTTCGTGGCCGAAACTGCGCGCCGTCGTCGGCGTCAACAAGCTCTCACTGCCGGATGCCGCCGTCGCCCTGGGCGCGACGGGTTACGCCCGTGGCACCATCACCCCGCTCGGCAGCACGACCGCGTGGCCTGTCTTCGCGGACGTGCTCGTCACGGGCCCGCGCGTGGCCCTCGGCGCCGGCGAGCACGGCCTGAGTGCATACGTCGACGCGGACGCCCTCGTGGCGGCCCTCGACGCCACCGTCGCCGACATCACCGACCCCGAGTAG
- a CDS encoding bifunctional lysylphosphatidylglycerol flippase/synthetase MprF yields the protein MSMRARVHPTLGFLGNLVRTHPFTSSYVLVLIVIAAATPALAQRHHGYRLGVGTGYEPFIEQHQWWTPLTSFVFTNTAAELVLVLAVAAIVVGVAESLMGWRRTLIAFVVTGVAGTVAGIGLQALGSHGNELWSHRVIELASLDPLTAIAGTIMTASGFASVLWRRRIRVLTLLISLVFLLYSGQPSDLYRLLAVLIGLLLGMVMRSQRHVLAWTRSSHHEIRVLMASVVAISAIGPVIALLAPTRFGPLAPVAMLISDSVPDAGGVLNMCRVTDVTSSCLRDLTLERIDSPGAVLVSIVPLIALLLASYGLVRSRRFAVWLAVAVNLFLTVLGAVAFGLFPAPGSRPGLAHTPARYWEVALALIVSMLLPLLIAIALVVLRRHFTLLASRRRIRQYVLTVIIAGAGLAAVYVGAGWAVRDSAFTRAVNLGDLLADVAERFVPLGFVRHAPVDFLPNTPLGFALYHGVGAVFWAIVVLAAIRPLLDTPAREHGSDVARIRTLLETGGGDALSFMATWPGNSYWFDAAGDTAVAYRVVGRVALTVGSPFGSAASTEKSIGRFAQFCDDNDWIPVFYSVPSELKQVFDSMGWESMIVAEETVIRPREWSTTGKRWQDVRSSINRAQRAGVRAVWSSYSALSLTQSAQLAEMSEQWVAEKELPEMGFTLGGLDELRDPAVRLMLAVDEAGLVEGVTSWLPSYRDGVVIGWTLDFMRRRPDGINGVMEFLIASAAERMRDDGIEFMSLSAAPLAHTGGVTSDAASFTDRILGYLSTSLEPVYGFRSLLSFKRKFQPEFHPLLMAYPDAVALPTIGLALARAYLPTVSIAEAATLVRGRA from the coding sequence ATGAGCATGCGTGCTCGGGTGCATCCGACGCTCGGGTTCCTCGGAAACCTGGTGCGCACGCATCCGTTTACGTCGAGCTATGTGCTGGTGCTCATCGTCATCGCCGCCGCGACGCCGGCGTTGGCCCAGCGGCATCATGGCTACCGGCTCGGTGTGGGTACCGGCTATGAGCCCTTCATCGAGCAACATCAGTGGTGGACGCCGCTGACCAGCTTCGTCTTCACCAATACGGCGGCGGAACTCGTACTCGTTCTCGCGGTCGCGGCCATCGTCGTCGGCGTGGCGGAGTCGCTCATGGGGTGGCGCCGTACGCTCATCGCGTTCGTGGTGACGGGAGTCGCCGGAACGGTGGCGGGCATCGGCCTGCAGGCACTGGGAAGTCACGGCAACGAACTGTGGTCGCACCGGGTGATAGAACTGGCCTCGCTCGACCCCCTGACCGCCATCGCCGGCACCATCATGACGGCGAGCGGATTCGCCAGTGTGCTGTGGCGACGCCGGATCCGCGTGCTGACCCTTCTCATCTCCCTCGTCTTTCTGCTCTACTCGGGCCAGCCGTCAGACCTCTACCGGCTGCTCGCCGTGCTCATCGGCCTGCTGCTCGGCATGGTGATGCGCTCGCAACGGCATGTGCTGGCGTGGACCCGCAGCTCCCATCACGAGATTCGGGTACTGATGGCGTCAGTGGTGGCGATCTCGGCCATCGGCCCCGTCATTGCGTTGCTCGCCCCCACGCGCTTTGGCCCGCTGGCGCCCGTGGCCATGCTGATCAGCGACAGCGTTCCCGATGCGGGGGGAGTGCTCAACATGTGCCGTGTGACGGATGTGACGAGCAGCTGTCTGCGCGATCTCACCCTGGAGCGCATCGACAGCCCCGGAGCGGTTCTCGTCTCGATCGTGCCGCTCATTGCGCTGCTTCTGGCCTCATACGGGCTCGTGCGCTCGAGGAGGTTCGCCGTGTGGCTCGCGGTGGCGGTGAACCTGTTTCTCACCGTTCTCGGCGCTGTCGCGTTCGGGCTGTTCCCCGCGCCGGGATCGCGGCCCGGCCTGGCCCACACTCCCGCGCGGTACTGGGAGGTGGCGTTGGCTCTCATCGTGTCGATGCTGCTGCCGCTGCTGATAGCCATCGCCCTGGTCGTCTTGCGCAGGCACTTCACATTGCTGGCGTCGCGGCGTCGCATCCGGCAATACGTGCTGACCGTGATCATCGCGGGCGCCGGCCTCGCGGCGGTGTACGTCGGGGCGGGCTGGGCCGTGCGCGATTCGGCGTTCACGCGCGCGGTCAACCTGGGCGACCTGCTGGCGGACGTTGCCGAACGCTTCGTGCCCCTCGGCTTCGTTCGGCACGCGCCAGTGGATTTCTTGCCGAACACTCCGCTGGGGTTTGCCCTGTATCACGGTGTCGGCGCGGTCTTCTGGGCGATAGTGGTGCTGGCCGCGATTCGACCCCTGCTCGACACGCCGGCGCGCGAGCACGGTAGTGACGTCGCACGCATCCGCACCCTGCTTGAAACCGGCGGGGGCGATGCGCTGTCGTTCATGGCCACCTGGCCGGGTAACTCCTACTGGTTCGACGCCGCGGGAGACACCGCCGTCGCCTATCGCGTCGTGGGTCGAGTGGCGCTCACCGTGGGCAGCCCGTTTGGTTCGGCGGCCTCGACGGAGAAATCTATCGGTCGATTTGCGCAATTCTGCGATGACAACGATTGGATCCCGGTCTTCTACAGCGTTCCGAGCGAACTCAAGCAGGTGTTCGACTCGATGGGGTGGGAGAGCATGATCGTGGCCGAAGAGACCGTGATCCGGCCCCGGGAGTGGAGCACCACCGGCAAACGCTGGCAGGACGTGCGCAGCTCCATCAACCGTGCCCAACGCGCGGGCGTTCGTGCCGTGTGGTCCTCGTATTCCGCTCTCTCCCTGACGCAGTCGGCGCAGCTGGCTGAGATGTCAGAACAGTGGGTGGCCGAGAAGGAACTGCCCGAGATGGGCTTCACGCTCGGTGGACTCGACGAACTGCGCGACCCTGCGGTTCGCCTCATGCTGGCCGTCGACGAGGCGGGGTTGGTCGAGGGCGTCACCAGTTGGCTGCCCTCGTATCGAGACGGTGTGGTGATCGGATGGACCCTCGACTTCATGCGTCGTCGCCCCGACGGCATCAACGGGGTGATGGAGTTTCTCATCGCCTCTGCTGCAGAGCGAATGCGCGACGACGGCATCGAATTCATGAGTCTCTCGGCCGCCCCCTTGGCGCACACGGGGGGCGTCACCAGCGACGCGGCGTCCTTCACCGACCGCATTCTCGGCTACCTGAGCACGTCGCTGGAACCGGTCTACGGTTTTCGTTCCCTGCTCTCGTTCAAGCGAAAGTTCCAGCCCGAGTTTCACCCGCTGCTCATGGCGTATCCGGATGCCGTCGCGCTTCCGACGATAGGCCTGGCACTCGCGAGGGCCTACCTGCCGACCGTCTCCATCGCGGAGGCCGCCACGCTGGTGCGTGGCCGCGCGTAG
- a CDS encoding DsbA family oxidoreductase encodes MSTPIKVDIWSDIACPWCYIGKRKFETGSGIFAERGDGREVEVEYHSYELSPDTPVDFDGNETDFLAAHKGIDPSQVGQMLERVTGIASAVGLDYDYDILKHTNTVKAHQLVHYAKAHGQQLQAKERLLKAYFIEGRHVGRVEDLADLAAEIGLDRADVVRSLEEDEYLPGVRADQEMAQELGIQGVPFFVIDHKYGVSGAQESDTFDQVLEQVWTERDTDAADESEEATA; translated from the coding sequence ATGAGCACTCCCATCAAAGTAGACATCTGGTCAGACATCGCATGCCCGTGGTGTTACATCGGCAAGCGCAAGTTTGAGACCGGGTCTGGCATCTTCGCGGAGCGCGGCGACGGCCGCGAGGTGGAGGTCGAGTACCACAGCTATGAACTCTCGCCCGATACCCCCGTCGATTTCGACGGCAACGAGACGGACTTTCTGGCCGCTCATAAGGGAATCGACCCGTCGCAGGTGGGACAGATGCTGGAACGCGTCACGGGCATCGCCTCCGCCGTGGGTCTTGACTACGACTACGACATCCTGAAGCACACCAACACGGTGAAGGCCCACCAACTCGTGCACTACGCCAAGGCACACGGCCAGCAGTTGCAGGCGAAGGAACGCCTGCTCAAGGCCTACTTCATTGAGGGAAGGCACGTTGGCCGCGTCGAGGACCTTGCAGACCTCGCGGCCGAGATCGGCCTGGACCGCGCGGATGTCGTTCGCTCGCTCGAGGAGGATGAATACCTTCCCGGAGTACGCGCCGACCAGGAGATGGCCCAGGAGCTCGGCATCCAGGGGGTGCCCTTCTTCGTCATCGACCACAAGTACGGCGTCTCGGGCGCACAGGAGTCTGACACCTTCGACCAGGTGCTCGAGCAGGTCTGGACCGAGCGCGACACGGATGCGGCCGACGAGTCCGAGGAGGCCACCGCATGA
- the dusB gene encoding tRNA dihydrouridine synthase DusB: MTSTATINPSPQLTIGPLVLDAPVVLAPMAGITNTAFRRLCREFGAGLYVSEMITSRALVERTRESMRLIRHHESETTRSIQLYGVDPQTVREAVTMLVAEDRADHIDLNFGCPVPKVTRKGGGAALPWKHELFRSIVEAAVTAAGDIPLTIKMRKGIDGDHLTYLEAARAAEGAGVSAIALHARTAAEFYSGQADWSAIAKLKETVTSVPVLGNGDIWSSADAIRMMEETGCDGVVVGRGCLGRPWLFGDLAAAFRARNGELDAEAASAAQAHPSLGQVAAAFRRHAELLVEFFEDEDRGCRDIRKHVAWYFKGYPVGGELRASLATVQSLAQLDDLLGTLDATRPYPGEGAEGPRGRAGTPKRPALPDRWLESHELAGQERHNLTEGEGDTSGG, from the coding sequence ATGACTTCCACCGCAACGATAAACCCCTCGCCCCAGCTGACCATCGGCCCGTTGGTGCTCGACGCACCCGTCGTGCTGGCCCCCATGGCGGGCATCACGAATACGGCCTTTCGGCGGCTGTGCCGCGAGTTCGGGGCGGGGCTCTACGTGAGCGAGATGATCACCTCCCGCGCGCTCGTGGAGCGCACCCGGGAGTCGATGCGGTTGATCAGGCACCACGAATCCGAGACGACCCGGTCGATCCAGCTCTACGGCGTGGACCCGCAGACGGTGCGCGAGGCCGTCACCATGCTCGTCGCCGAAGACCGCGCCGACCACATCGACCTGAACTTCGGATGCCCTGTGCCCAAGGTCACCCGCAAGGGCGGCGGGGCAGCACTGCCCTGGAAGCACGAGCTGTTTCGATCCATCGTCGAGGCGGCCGTGACGGCGGCCGGCGACATCCCGCTCACCATCAAGATGCGCAAGGGCATTGATGGCGACCACCTCACCTACCTCGAGGCGGCCCGCGCCGCAGAGGGCGCCGGCGTCTCCGCCATCGCCCTGCATGCACGCACCGCCGCCGAGTTCTATTCGGGCCAGGCCGACTGGTCGGCCATCGCCAAGCTCAAAGAGACTGTCACGAGCGTGCCGGTGCTGGGCAACGGCGACATCTGGTCGTCGGCCGACGCCATCCGCATGATGGAGGAGACCGGCTGCGACGGTGTGGTCGTCGGCCGTGGCTGCCTGGGCCGTCCGTGGCTCTTCGGCGACCTCGCTGCGGCGTTCCGCGCACGCAACGGTGAACTCGATGCGGAAGCCGCCTCTGCGGCCCAGGCGCATCCCTCGCTCGGTCAGGTCGCCGCCGCCTTTCGTCGCCATGCCGAACTGCTCGTCGAGTTCTTCGAAGACGAGGATCGCGGCTGCCGCGACATCCGCAAGCACGTCGCGTGGTACTTCAAGGGCTACCCGGTCGGTGGGGAGTTGCGGGCGAGCCTGGCGACGGTGCAGTCTCTGGCCCAGCTCGACGATTTGCTCGGAACGCTGGATGCGACGCGGCCCTATCCCGGCGAGGGGGCGGAAGGCCCCAGAGGGCGCGCGGGCACGCCGAAGCGGCCGGCACTGCCCGACCGCTGGCTGGAGAGCCACGAGCTTGCCGGCCAGGAGCGCCACAATCTCACGGAGGGTGAGGGCGACACCAGTGGAGGCTGA
- a CDS encoding isoprenyl transferase has translation MRQPKPYTHRDAVAFRPLDWTGVYPPAMPASAVPDHVAIVMDGNGRWANRQGLTRIEGHRAGEASLLDVVAGAIQIGVKHLSVYAFSTENWKRSPDEVRFLMGFNRDVLHRRRDQLNEWGVRVRWAGRRPRLWASVIKELQFAEQLTAGNDVLTLTMCVNYGGRTEIADAVRALATEVAAGRMKPSAITEKSIARHLYAPELPDVDLFVRSSGEQRTSNFMLWQSAYAEMVFLDRLWPDFTRADLWEAVALYASRNRRFGGAVDTPGMNG, from the coding sequence GTGAGGCAGCCGAAGCCGTACACGCACCGCGATGCGGTCGCGTTCCGTCCGCTGGACTGGACAGGTGTGTACCCGCCCGCGATGCCGGCATCCGCTGTGCCGGATCATGTGGCCATCGTGATGGACGGTAACGGCCGCTGGGCGAACCGGCAGGGGCTCACTCGCATCGAGGGGCATCGCGCGGGGGAGGCATCGCTGCTCGATGTGGTGGCCGGTGCCATTCAGATCGGCGTGAAGCACCTGAGCGTCTACGCTTTCTCGACCGAGAACTGGAAGCGTTCTCCCGACGAGGTGCGCTTTCTGATGGGGTTCAACCGCGATGTGCTGCACCGCAGGCGCGACCAGCTCAACGAGTGGGGGGTGCGCGTGCGGTGGGCCGGGCGGAGGCCGCGGCTGTGGGCATCCGTGATCAAGGAACTGCAGTTCGCCGAGCAGCTGACGGCCGGCAACGACGTGCTCACCCTCACGATGTGCGTGAACTACGGGGGTCGCACCGAGATCGCGGATGCCGTGCGCGCGCTGGCGACGGAGGTCGCCGCGGGCAGGATGAAGCCCTCGGCCATCACCGAGAAGTCGATTGCACGCCACCTCTACGCACCCGAGCTGCCCGACGTTGATCTGTTCGTGCGCAGTTCGGGGGAGCAGCGCACGAGCAACTTCATGCTCTGGCAGAGCGCGTACGCCGAGATGGTGTTTCTGGACCGGCTGTGGCCGGACTTCACCCGTGCCGACCTGTGGGAGGCCGTCGCACTGTACGCGAGCCGCAACCGCCGCTTCGGTGGAGCAGTCGACACCCCCGGAATGAACGGCTAG
- a CDS encoding deoxyguanosinetriphosphate triphosphohydrolase has product MNSLPRGDAGAGVLAVPSEYSERDRERALPEQHSSRRSDFARDRARMLHSSALRRLSAKTQVLSPTAGVDFARNRLTHSLEVAQVGRELAASLGLDPDVVDTACLAHDIGHPPFGHNGERALNAWSADIGGFEGNAQTLRLLTRLEPKVFGADGRAYGLNLTRASLDASCKYPWPSSSSVADPSGRAKFGFYADDEAVFDWLRADAPDRIRCVEAQVMDLSDDIGYSVHDFEDAVVGGYIDVRALGRRAGHDELVDSMYEWIGGEFEHAELIAAFDRLDSMDVWLDEWDASRRTQARLKNLTSQLIGRFAAAATRATRAAYPQSSLVRFAADVVVPTEIQAEIAVLKGIVAAFVMSKNTRQPIYAKQRDVLTELADVLLHEGPQHLDAGFGEDWAAATDDAARKRVVVDQVANLTDQSALTWYERLVRG; this is encoded by the coding sequence GTGAACTCGCTGCCCCGCGGCGATGCGGGAGCCGGCGTGCTGGCGGTGCCGAGCGAATACTCCGAGCGTGATCGTGAACGCGCTCTGCCCGAGCAGCACTCGAGTCGTCGCAGCGACTTCGCCCGTGACCGGGCCCGCATGCTGCACTCGAGCGCACTGCGCCGCCTCTCTGCGAAGACCCAGGTGCTCAGCCCCACGGCGGGAGTCGACTTCGCCCGCAACCGGCTGACGCACTCACTCGAGGTGGCTCAGGTCGGCCGCGAGCTCGCCGCGAGCCTCGGGCTCGATCCCGACGTGGTCGATACCGCCTGCCTGGCGCACGACATCGGACATCCGCCGTTCGGACACAACGGCGAGCGTGCGCTGAACGCGTGGAGCGCCGACATCGGGGGATTCGAGGGCAACGCCCAGACCCTGCGGCTGCTGACCCGGCTCGAGCCGAAGGTCTTCGGTGCAGACGGCCGCGCATACGGCCTCAACCTCACCCGGGCGAGCCTGGATGCGAGCTGCAAATACCCGTGGCCGTCGAGCAGCTCGGTGGCCGATCCGAGCGGCAGGGCCAAGTTCGGCTTCTACGCGGATGACGAGGCTGTGTTCGACTGGCTGCGCGCCGACGCGCCCGATCGCATCCGATGCGTAGAGGCTCAGGTGATGGATCTCTCCGACGACATCGGCTACTCGGTGCATGACTTCGAAGATGCGGTCGTGGGCGGCTACATCGATGTGCGGGCCCTCGGGCGGCGGGCCGGTCACGACGAGCTCGTCGACTCCATGTACGAGTGGATCGGCGGCGAGTTCGAGCACGCCGAACTCATAGCGGCATTCGATCGACTCGATTCGATGGATGTCTGGCTCGACGAGTGGGACGCGAGCCGGCGCACCCAGGCCCGGCTCAAGAATCTGACCAGCCAGCTCATCGGGCGCTTCGCGGCGGCGGCGACCCGCGCGACCCGGGCCGCGTACCCGCAGTCGAGCCTGGTTCGCTTCGCGGCCGATGTTGTCGTGCCCACCGAGATCCAGGCGGAGATCGCCGTGCTCAAGGGCATCGTCGCGGCCTTCGTGATGTCCAAGAACACGCGCCAGCCGATCTATGCCAAGCAACGCGACGTGCTGACCGAGCTTGCCGACGTGCTGCTGCACGAGGGACCGCAGCATCTCGACGCCGGTTTCGGCGAGGACTGGGCGGCCGCCACAGACGATGCGGCCCGCAAGCGGGTCGTCGTCGACCAGGTGGCCAATCTCACCGATCAGTCGGCACTGACGTGGTACGAGCGGCTGGTGCGCGGCTAG
- the leuA gene encoding 2-isopropylmalate synthase, with protein MKNNQAPSAMPIHKYRPYHEQIRVELPDRTWPDNRITAAPRWCAVDLRDGNQALIDPMSPERKRIMFDLLVSMGYKEIEVGFPSASQTDFDFVRSLIEQKAIPDDVTIQVLTQAREHLIERTYESIVGAKQAIVHLYNSTSVLQRRVVFREDKQGIIDIALNGARICRAMESKAPGTTIYYEYSPESYTGTELEFAVDICNQVLEVFEPTPERKVIINLPSTVEMATPNVYADSIEWMSRRLNHRENVILSLHPHNDRGTAIAAAELAYLAGADRIEGCLFGNGERTGNVDLVALGINLFTQGIDPQIDFSNIDEVKRTAEYCNQLPVHERSPWAGDLVFTAFSGSHQDAIKKGFEAMAADAAAQGTTVDQLEWAVPYLPVDPKDLGRSYEAVIRVNSQSGKGGVAYLLKTDHALDLPRKLQIEFSGVVQAKTDAEGGEVTSDQIWAIFQDEYLPSRDANERWGRFELAGIRTASDLNGALSLSVSLRDGDEVSSFEGAGNGPIDAFLGVLSQRGVTVKLYDYVEHAMSAGGDAVAAAYVELDVDGRRLWGIGIDADISTASLKAVISATNRAVRLTSGQQSTAAQTVGV; from the coding sequence ATGAAGAACAATCAGGCGCCGAGCGCCATGCCGATTCACAAGTACCGTCCGTACCACGAGCAGATTCGCGTCGAACTGCCCGACCGCACCTGGCCTGACAACCGCATCACGGCGGCACCGCGCTGGTGCGCCGTCGATCTGCGCGACGGCAACCAGGCGCTCATCGATCCGATGAGCCCCGAGCGCAAGCGCATCATGTTCGATCTGCTGGTCTCTATGGGCTACAAGGAGATCGAGGTCGGTTTTCCGAGCGCCAGCCAGACCGACTTCGATTTCGTGCGCAGCCTCATCGAGCAGAAGGCGATTCCGGATGACGTCACCATCCAGGTGCTCACCCAGGCGCGCGAACACCTGATCGAGCGCACCTACGAATCGATCGTCGGTGCGAAGCAGGCCATCGTGCACCTGTACAACTCGACGAGCGTGCTGCAGCGTCGCGTGGTCTTCCGCGAAGACAAGCAGGGCATCATCGACATCGCCCTCAATGGCGCGCGCATCTGTCGCGCTATGGAGTCGAAGGCGCCCGGCACGACCATCTACTACGAGTACTCGCCCGAGAGCTACACGGGCACCGAGCTCGAGTTCGCGGTGGACATTTGCAACCAGGTGCTGGAGGTCTTCGAGCCGACGCCCGAGCGCAAGGTCATCATCAACCTGCCGTCCACGGTCGAGATGGCGACGCCGAACGTCTATGCCGACTCGATCGAGTGGATGTCGCGCCGCCTGAATCACCGCGAGAACGTCATCCTCTCCCTGCACCCGCACAACGACCGCGGCACGGCCATCGCCGCCGCCGAGCTGGCATACCTGGCCGGAGCCGACCGCATCGAGGGATGCCTGTTCGGCAACGGTGAGCGCACCGGCAACGTGGACCTGGTCGCGCTGGGCATCAACCTGTTCACGCAGGGCATCGACCCGCAGATCGACTTTTCCAACATCGACGAGGTCAAGCGCACCGCCGAGTACTGCAACCAGCTGCCGGTGCACGAGCGCAGCCCCTGGGCGGGTGACCTGGTTTTTACCGCGTTCAGCGGTTCGCACCAGGACGCCATCAAGAAGGGCTTCGAGGCGATGGCAGCGGATGCCGCGGCGCAGGGAACCACGGTCGACCAGCTCGAGTGGGCGGTACCGTACCTGCCCGTCGACCCGAAAGACCTGGGCCGCAGCTACGAGGCGGTGATCCGCGTCAACTCGCAATCAGGCAAGGGCGGCGTCGCCTATCTGCTGAAGACCGACCACGCGCTCGACCTGCCGCGCAAGCTGCAGATCGAGTTCTCGGGTGTGGTGCAGGCCAAGACGGATGCCGAGGGCGGCGAGGTCACCAGCGACCAGATCTGGGCGATCTTTCAGGACGAGTACCTGCCGTCGCGCGACGCCAACGAGAGGTGGGGGCGTTTCGAACTCGCGGGCATCCGCACCGCCAGCGATCTGAACGGTGCGCTGTCGCTGTCTGTCTCCCTGCGCGACGGCGACGAGGTCTCGTCGTTCGAAGGTGCCGGCAACGGCCCGATCGATGCGTTTCTCGGTGTGCTGAGCCAGCGCGGTGTCACGGTGAAGCTGTACGACTACGTGGAGCACGCCATGTCGGCCGGCGGTGATGCGGTGGCTGCGGCCTACGTCGAACTCGACGTGGACGGGCGCCGCCTGTGGGGCATCGGCATCGACGCGGACATCTCGACGGCATCGCTCAAAGCGGTGATCTCGGCGACGAACCGTGCCGTGCGCCTCACGAGCGGACAGCAGAGCACGGCCGCGCAGACTGTGGGCGTGTAG
- the recO gene encoding DNA repair protein RecO → MPVYRDEGVVLRTHKLGEADRIVIMLTRAHGKVRAVAKGVRRTGSKFGARLEPFMVADVQFYEGRSLDTITQAESLGSYGATIADDYASYTAASAMVETADKLSDAEGSLQQYLLLVGALRSLARHEHGPGMTLDSYLLRALSMAGWAPSFEDCSRCGAPGPHDSIVVQLGGVVCADCAPTGAPRLDTATIEHLGALLTGAWGVADAADEGTRSRASGVVAAYTQWHLERGLRSLQHVDRRASTADERTARANARSAPTPAADIA, encoded by the coding sequence GTGCCTGTTTACCGTGATGAGGGCGTTGTGCTGCGCACCCACAAGCTGGGTGAGGCAGATCGCATCGTGATCATGCTCACGCGCGCGCACGGCAAGGTGCGGGCGGTGGCCAAAGGAGTGCGGCGCACCGGCTCCAAGTTCGGCGCCAGGCTGGAGCCGTTCATGGTGGCCGATGTTCAGTTCTACGAGGGTCGCAGCCTCGACACGATCACCCAGGCCGAATCGCTGGGGTCATACGGAGCGACCATCGCCGACGACTACGCGAGCTACACGGCCGCCAGCGCGATGGTTGAGACCGCCGACAAGCTGAGCGACGCGGAGGGCTCCCTGCAGCAGTACCTGCTGCTGGTGGGGGCCCTGCGCTCGCTGGCGCGGCACGAACACGGGCCCGGCATGACCCTCGATTCGTATCTGCTGCGGGCGTTGTCGATGGCAGGCTGGGCGCCGAGTTTCGAAGATTGCTCGCGCTGCGGTGCCCCGGGCCCGCACGACTCGATTGTTGTGCAGCTCGGTGGGGTGGTGTGCGCCGACTGCGCGCCAACGGGCGCACCGCGGCTGGATACCGCCACGATCGAACATCTGGGAGCCCTGCTGACCGGTGCGTGGGGCGTTGCGGACGCCGCCGACGAAGGCACGCGCTCGCGCGCCAGCGGTGTCGTCGCCGCATACACGCAGTGGCACCTCGAGCGTGGCCTGCGTTCCCTGCAACATGTGGATCGTCGTGCGTCAACGGCAGACGAGAGAACCGCGCGCGCGAACGCCCGTTCGGCCCCGACGCCGGCGGCGGATATCGCGTGA